CGCTTAAAGGTCATTTCCACTTACGCAGTCGGGGTTGATAATATTGATGTAGCCTATGCCACTAAAAAGTGTATCATCGTCACTAATACGCCGGGCGTCTTAACCGAGGCCACGGCCGAGGTAACCTGGGCTCTGCTCTTTGCCTGCGCCCGCCGGGTGGCTGAAGCAGACCGCTATGTCCGGGCCGGCAGATTCGCTGGACGCAGTCCCTTCGGGTTCAAGGGTTGGGGCCCGACCCTCTTGCTGGGACGGCTGATGGGCGGCAAAACATTGGGCATCATCGGAGCCGGCAGAATCGGCCAGTCCGTGGCCAGAAAGGCCCGCGCCTTCGGGATGAAGGTTCTGTATTTCAACCGCTCTAAAGAGCCATCCTTTGAGCGAGCCACCTCAGCCCAAAAGGTATCGCTTAAAACACTGCTCAGGAAATCTGATTTCATCACCCTGCACCTGCCATTAACCAAGTATACCAGATACTTTATCGGGCTGAAGGAATTGCGGCAGATGAAACAGACGGCATACTTTGTCAACGTGGCCCGAGGGCCGATTGTCCGGGAGGCGGATTTGGTCTATGCCCTGAAGCATAATCTCATTGCCGGCGCTGGTCTGGATGTCTATGAGCACGAGCCCAAGGTCCATCCGGGCCTGCTCAAGCTGGATAATGTGACTCTGCTGCCCCATCTGGGCAGCGCCACCGTGGAATCGCGCACCAGGATGGCCGAGATTGCGGCAGATAATATCGTAGCGGTACTAAAGGGCAGAAAACCGCTGTTCAGGGTTAAATAGCAACCACAGATTACGCAGATTTCACAGATTAAATGTATAGTTATTCAGAAAAGGTCGTTTTGGGATTGGTGATAACTATCCTGTTTATTGTCGGGCTGTTATTTAGTTTAAGCAACAAACCGGTATCAGGGATTCTGGCGCAGGAGCGCAAGTTTTTCCTGATAAACATCAACCAGGCCAGCGCAGAGGAATTACGCCTGCTTCCTTATGTCTCGGACAGTATGGCCGAAGAGATTATCAGATACCGCACGGAAAAAGGATTATTCGAAAACATAGACGAGTTGTCTGAAATAAATGGAATCGGCCCGATCAAACTGAAACGGATGAAGAAATACCTGCGCCTCTAACCATCCATTCTTGATGTATCAAATGCCACGTTAGAAGCGGCAGTAGTCTTGTCAACATCATCCCGGATTTTGTCTTCCAGAAGTATCTTCTTGTCTTTTATCTGCTTAGTTTCACCGATGAGATATTCCAATTTCTTCTGGATAAATGTGGTGTCATATTTACCGTCCTGGAAATCCCGGTCGTTCATCATGGCTAAATGGAAAGGGATATTGGAATTGATGCCCACGATGACATATTCATAAAGCGCCCGTTTCATCCGCTCCAACGCCTCGTTCCGGTCCCGGCCCCAGGCAATGACCTTGGAAACCAGCGAGTCGTAATCCGTGGTAATAAGCGAATTGCTGTAGATACCGCTGTCAATTCGGACGCCGATGCCGCCCGGCGCCCGGTAGGCCTTTAAGCGCCCCACGCTGGGATAGAAATTATTGAGCGGGTCCTCGGCATTTATCCGGCATTCAATCGCCCAGCCCCGGTGATTGATCTCCGATTGCTTGAAACTCAAAGGATTGCCGGCGGCCACCAGAATTTGTTCCTTAACCAGGTCTATCCGGGTATGAATTTCGGTGATGGTATGTTCCACCTGCAGACGGGTATTTATCTCGATGAAGTAAAATTCGCCGTTGTGATACAGGAATTCGGCTGTGCCGGTGTTCTGATAGCCCACCTGTTTGGCCATCGCCTGGATAAGATTGACCATTTTATCCCGTTCCGGCTCGGTTATGGCCGGCGAAGGCGACTCCTCAATGAGCTTGCGGTGCCTCATCTGAATGGAACATTCGCGCTCGTCAAAGCAAACCACGTTACCAAATTTATCAGCCATGAACTGGAATTCAATGTGCTTGGGGCCGGCAATAAATTTCTCTATAAATATTTCATTATTCCCAAAGGTTGATTGGGCGGTTGACTGCGCCAGTTCAAACATCCGGGTCATCTGATTTTCCTCTTCCACGATATACATGCCCCGGCCGCCGCCGCCGCCCGCCGCCTTAAGGATGACCGGATAACCTATCAGTGATGCGGCCTTGATCGCATCCGGCGGATTCTGAATTGCGCCTTCGCTGGTAGGAATGATATTCACCCCGCACTTTTTGACGATGAACTTGGCGTTGATTTTATTGCCCAGCATCTCCATTACGATGCTCTGGGGCCCGATGAAGGCGATACCGGCCGATTCGCAAGCCGCGGCGAATTTGGGATTCTCGGACAGAAATCCGTAGCCCGGATGAATCGCATCGACCCCAGCCTTACCGGCCACTTCCATAATCTTGCCAATATTGAGGTAACTCTGGGATACCTCAGCCGGTCCAAGAAAGTAACTTTCATCGGCGTATTTGGTGAAAAGCGAGTCCCGATCTGCTTCGGAATAGACGGCCACGCTCCTGATGCCCAGTTCCCGGCAGGCCCGCATCACCCGGATGGCAATCTCGCCGCGATTGGCCACCAAAATCTTCTTGAATAAATTCATGTATTTTCAGATTGCCTGCTGACAGGCAAACAATGAACAGATTCCCGCCTTCGCGGGAATGACATCACTAAGGGGATTTTTCAACAGTATCACCTAGTCGCCAACGCCGGTCGGGGTATTGTCCCCGCTTGAGGGGATAGCGGGTGTCGGGGTTGTCGGGACAGTAGCCGGCGCCGGTGTAGTATTGCTGCTTGACTCGCTTGGCGTCGTCGTGGTTTTCTTGGGCGCTGTCTTCTTGGTGCTGGTCTTGGGTTTAGATTCCTTTTTGGGCGCGTCGGGAATAAGGAGTTTCCAGCCCGGCTGCAAGCTTGTTTCACGGGTGGCCATCTTATCGCGGTTGGCCTCGAATATCAAATCGGTCTTGGTATTATCGTTGTAATACTTACGGGCCAGTTTCCAGAGCGTATCACCCTTGACCACCTTGTGGTATTTAGTTCCGGTGGTTGCCGGGGTATAAGTGCCGGTCATGGTATCAGTGGCCGCCGGCGCGGTAGTCCGGTAGGACGTGTCAGAGGCATCCGGAATGGTCAGCACCATGCCGACTTTGAGTTTACTGGGATTCTGGAGTTTGTTGGCATCCTGAATCATCTTCCATTTGGTGCCATCGTTGTAGAAATGCTGGGCGATTATCCAGAGGGTATCGCCCGGCTTTACGGTATACGAGGTTGAAGTGGGCTGGACCGGCGTCATCGCGGTATAAAACGGGTCCAATCCGCCGGTTGAAGAAATCGAATCGTAATAGGTCGGAACGCCGGCCAGACCGGTGGATGTTAGGCCAGCCAGATCGGTCGGGCTAATGGGTTCAATAAGAGAGGATGTGGTCTCAGGCGTGGTGCCGTTAAATAATCCCAGTTGCCAGAAGACAATGCCCAGGATGACCAAAAAGACAACAACGATGACTGCTAAAGCGGTTACTGGTTTCATATTTACTCCTTTTCATATAGCGTAGAGTGTAGAGCGTAAATCAACATCGGCTTTACGCTCCAGGCTCTATGCCTGCTTTACTTCTACTTTATCCCTGTCCCGCTTGCCGATCAGCAAGGCGGAGGCGATAAAGATACTGGAATAGGTTCCGACCACCGCGCCGATCATCATCGGGAAGGCGAAGGAAGCAATGCCCCCACCGCTACGCGCCGTGATGCCAAAGAGTATCGTCACGGTCAGGAACACGGTCAACGAGGTCCAGATAGTCCGGCCCAGGGTCTCGTTGATACTCCGGTTTACGATATTAAAAAGCGTCTCCCCTTTCAATAGTTTAATGTTCTCCCGGATGCGGTCAAAAACCACGATGGTATCATTAACAGAATAACCGATGATTGTCAAGAAAGCGGCCACGGACGAAAGATTTATTTCCAGCGACATTCCGGCTGATTTGGGCACCAGCATATTAAAGACGATAATCGCGCCCAGGGAAATCAGGACGTCGTGCACCAGGGCAATAACCGCGGCCAGGCCGAACTTGAATTCGAACCTTACCGCTAAATAAAGAATCATCCCCAGCCAGGACAGGATGATGGCAATGACCGCATTGCGCTGGATTTCCCGGGCCACCATGCCGCCGATATTCTCCACCCGGGAGAACGGGCCGGCCGAAAAACCCATTTCCTCGCGGACAATCTTTTCCAAGGCCATATCGTTATCTTCCTTAAAATAGATGTAGTGTTTCTTGGTTTCTGCGGTGGCGGTCGGCGTAACGCCGAGCGCCGACTCTTCTTCCGCCACCATAGACGGCTCAGAGAACCCGTCTTTGACGCAGCGGTTTTTAAGCTTTTCCTTAACGGCATTAATATCACTGTTAGCCGGCAGCTCCACGGTTATCCGATAGCGGTAGTCCCTGATTTTGGTAACCGAGGTTGATGAGACGATGCGGTCCGGGGCAATCTTGTCAGCGAATGATTTCTGCAGGTCGGCCTTAAATTCCTGGACCTTATCCGCCGTAGTGACAAACTTGGTCCGAATCTGGAATTCATTGGAGGAGTACTGGGCCTGGTTAAAGACGGACGTGACTGACGACTTGACATCGCCCTTGATCTGGGTCAAGACGCTCTGGACCTCGGCATCCGGGTATTTAGATACTTTGGCGTTGGTGGCCGGGTCAAGCGCGGTAATCCCGCGGATGGTATCCCGAATCTGGCCGATATCAGCCGACTTGGCAAGATTAATATTCACCACCGTCCCGCCGGTAAAGTCAATACCGTAATTCTCCTGTCCTTTTGAGAAAAAGAGCGCCACCGCTAATATAACCAGAATGATGGAAACGACTTTGAATATTCCGGCCTTCTGCATAAACGGCACATTGGCCTTGGCGAATATCTGCAACATGGAGAAATTCTTGAGCAAACCGGCTTCAATAAACGCCTTAAGCATTACCTTGGAGGCGAAATAGCCGGTGAACAGCGTGGTGATGATGCCGACGCACAGAACGATGGCAAAACCCTTAAGCGGCCCGGTGCCGAAGTAATAAAGGATAATACCGGCCAAAAGCGTGGTCAGGTTGGCGTCAAAGACGGTGACCAAGGCCCGGTTAAAACCGGATTCAAAGGCGGCATTGGTGTCTTTGCCTTTCTTGACCTCCTCCCTAATACGCTCATAGAAAATGATATTGGAATCAACCGCCATGCCCAAGGTCAGGACCAGGGCGGCAATGCCCGGCAGGGTCATGGTGGCGCTGAAGAATGAAAGAATGCCCACCAGCAGGATAAAGTTCATGGCCATGGCCATAATGGCGATGAGCCCGGAAAGGTGATAGTAAATCAGCATAAAGAGAATCACCGCGCCGACCGCCAGGATGAATGAAATGATGCCCCGATTGACCGCGTCCTCGCCCAACGACGGACCGACGTAATTCTCGCTGACAATCTCCAGGGAGGCCGGCAAACTGCCGGAACGAAGAACGGTGGCCAGGTCCAGCGACTGCTGGGCCGTGAAGCGCCCGGTGATGATGCCCTCGCCGCCGGTAATCGGGGTGTTTATCAGGGGCGCCGAAACCAGTTTATTATCCAGGATAATGGCCAGGCGCCGGGCATTGTCCTCGCCCACCACACTCTTGGCGTGATCCTGGGTGACCTTGCCAAATACCCTGGTCCCATATTGGTCAAACTTGAATTCGACCACCAGCCCTTCCATCTGGACAAAGCGGGTGCCGGCGCTGACAATATGCTCGCCGGTCAACTCGACCTTACTGCTGACCAGAACCCGCATGCCGTGTTCTGACGAATCCTTGGCATCCTCTTTTTCATACCAGGCATATCCCGGAGGCGCGGTCGGGAATTTTTCCTTGTAATCATCGACGATTTTGGGGTCGGCCTCTAATTTGAATTCCAGCCGCCCGCTGGAACTGACAATCTTCTTGACCCGTTCCGCCTCGGCCATATCCATCCCGGGCAGCTGAATCAGGATCTGGTCGGTGCCGTATTTCTGGATGCGCGGCTCTTTTAAGCCGTAAAGATTGATACGGCGTTCAATGATTTCCTTGGCCTTATCGGTATATTCGCCGATCTTTCCCTCGGGCACCCCCTCCTTTTTAAGGGCCAGGCGCAGTTCCGAACCGCCCCGGAGGTCAAGCCCGGGCTGGATCTGCTTGCCCTCAAACATCTCGCCCGGCCCGAAGAGCGGTTTTTCATTGCTGGGATAGGCAATATAGCCGGCAATGCCGACAATAATCAGAATCAGGAATAATTGCCATTTTGATGTTTCACTCATTGATAAATCTCCTTAAACACGAATCACACGAATAAAAGCGAATATAACGAATGATAACCACATCCGCGTCGCTCGTGGCGCCAGCAGGCGCTATATTTTTCTCCCATGTTATTTTATTCAAGCCTTAAAATCCGGGTAATCTGTTTACCCCGCACATAAATTATGTGCGGGGCGGGTCTGCGTCCTATATTATTCAGCTGGAGCTGTTTTTTCCACGCCGATAATGGCGCTCTTGGCCAGTTTTACCCTGGTATTATTGGAATCGTCTATCTTCAGGGTGACCTCGTTATCCTTGACCCCTATCACGGTGCCATAGATGCCACCGGTGGTCAGGACATAATCGTTCTTCTTGACATTCTGAATCATACCCAACCGTTCCTGTTCCTTCTTTCTCTGCGGGCGGAGCACTAGAAAATAAAATATGACCATTATCGGAAGTATAAAGAAAAGAAACATTGACATGATATCGCCACCAGGACTTTTAGTTGCCTGGGCTATTTGTTCACAGTGAACGTAGTGAACCTGAAAGACATTCATCCTAAATCCTTTCGCTTGCGTTCAGCCGCTGGCTGAGCCGCGCGGTCACGCAGTAGCGTGTTCGCTTCATTATGATAGTACGGCTGTTAGAAGCCGGCTCTAACGGGCAGTAATAACACTGTCCGTATAAAACGATGTATTATATACACCAACGGCAGGCAGGCAAGAAATTTATATAAAATTGCGAGATTATTTATTTTTGCCTTGACCCGGCATATAAATAATGTTTTAATGTCCTCCGACAGACTCACTCACCCTCTGTGCGCAGGAGAAGGATTTACCCAGCCCTTACACGCAGGGGCTGAGTTTACCTAATATTTTTATGCTTGGGGTTGACAAAAGCGGTTTAATGTGTATATTATATAGGGAGAAGATATGAAGCCAATGCCTGTACAAAAAGCTGGGTTTACCCTAATAGAAGTGGTTATCGCCATGATTCTGCTATCCGTGGGATTATTAACCCTGCTCTCGGTGACGATGAGCGGGATGCTCCAGCGGGAGGTCACCAGGGAATACGACGTGGCCCGCGAAGCCGCCTTTGCCAAGATAGAGGAAATCAGGACCCAGGATTTTCCTGATTTACTTTCCGCTCCTTACAGCGGCACCTATTTTGCGGTGGCCGGCTTAATTACACCAACTGGCTGGGCAAACCCGGGTTTTATATCCGTTAATAATACCACCTCCAGCCTGTACGATATCACCGTTACCATCAGATGGCAAATCCAGGGCAATACCAGCGCTTTGGTCTATAATGAATATGTAACCAGGACCCTTATGACCAGGAGGTCAAAGGAGTGATTATAAGTTATGAATTATAAATCAAATTTGGGGTTTACCCCCACACCTATGCATCGGTGTGAAGGGTTTACCCTGGTTGAGGTCATTATCGTGATGTCCATACTGACAGTCATGATAGGCGGGGCAATGTATGTCCTGTTCAGCGGCCAGGAAATCTTTGACGAGGGTTCAACGACCTCCTTCCTGGAATCCCAGGCGGCCCGCCTGATAGATAAAATAAAGGATGATATCAGCGAGGGACTGGTTATTACCACCAGCAAGACCATTAATCCAATGTTTGGTGATTGGGAGATTTTTCCCTGTATCACCACTTCTTATGTAAGTCTTGCCATACGCGTCCCTGTCCAGGTTGGCGGGAATTACTGGGACCCGGCCACCGGCGCGGTTTACTGGGGCGCCTATGACAGTATTAACACCCCCCAGCAAAATTATTTTGTGTGGTATACTTTTTGGTTAAGAACACCTCTCAACGAATCAATTGACCGGAAGGACTACAATCAAGACGGAGACCTGAATGATACCTTTTTTCTGTGCGACCTGTATGAAACGTTATATACCGAATGGTGGGGGTGGCCGGCTAATCCTCGTTGGAACTGTATAATGAGTAATATTATAATAACCTGGTGGCCGGACCCAAAACCTTATTATGGCGATATCAACGGCGACGGGATAGACGACCCGGTCTTTACCCTGCTGGATAAAGACGGCAATGTTATCCAAGACCTCGCTACTACCGGCTCTGCTAAACGGCTCCGGCTCAATTTCTGGTTGGGCGGCAAGCTCGGCGCCAAGGGTAATCCAATACTGGTCAATACAAAAACCGAGATAACCCTGATAAATCCGCAACAGTAAACGAAAAGGCAAAAGATGCTATCTAACAGATTGTCCAAAAAAGACGGGTCGGCCATATTGGCCATACTTTTTATCATCGCCATTATCGCCGGACTGGGCATTGCGTATATAACCATTACCAGCGGCCAGCAAAGACAGGTGCAATCATCTATTGAAGACATAGAATATAACCAGGCCGTAGCCAGCGGTTTTGAGGTATCAAAGGCATTTCTGCTGGCCAAATATACCGCCGGCACGACCGGCTGGGACAATGAACTGGCTGCGAGCATCGCTAATTATTCCACTTATACGCCGGCCGCGTCTTCTATCATACCGCCGTCGCCATATACGCCCAATTACCAGTCCTGGTTTCAGTGGTGCCGGAACATTGATTATCATGGCAATACCTATTTTGTCCGGCTGGAAAACAATAATGACGGCGGCGGCCCGGCCAATGATGCGGATAACATCCTGAAGGTCACGGCTGAGGGCTGGGGCCAGGGAAACGACCCGCAGGACCGTTCGCAGCAAATAGTTCTGGAGGCAATGGTTACTTACCGGACCGACCCCTACAGGCCGACCAGCGCGGTGGTGGTGGGCGGCTCGCTCCAGATTTCCGGCAATGCCGCTATCAACGGAACCAACGGCTCGGTCCAGGCAAATGGCCCGGTCACCCTGACCGGCAGCGCCACGGTCGCCGGCGACGTCACCTCAACCGGCTCAATCTCAGCCCCGGGCGGAAGTATCGGCGGCTCAAGCAATCCCAATTCAGAAGAAACCGAAATACCCCCCATCAACCCAACCCAATATTCTTATCTGGCCACCCATACATTCAAGACCGACGGCAAGGTGTATGATAATTTAGGAGTTCAGATAGCCACCCCGGCCGGCTGGTCATACAGCGCCGGAACCCCCGTTTCCAGCGCGGCGCTGGGCGTCTGGACCAAGACCGGTAATGACACCTCGACTGCCGGCGTATTCTTCTTTGAGAACAGCGCGGTAAATATATCCGGCTCGCCCGGTTCGGCGGCCAGCCCCTGGCCGGTGACAATGATAGCCACCGGATATATCGACGTCTCGGGTACCCCTTCGCTGAAGCCAAATGCCGGCGGCGGCGGGATTGCCCTGATGTCCGGAGAGGATCTGAAGATGCGGGGCGGCGGAGGTAATCTCTACGATGTCGGACTCTATGCGGCCCACGAACAGATAAGCCTGAGGGGAACTCCGACCATTAAAGGGGTCGTGCTGGCTGAGGATTTCACAGATAGTTGTTCCCTGATTTCCACCACCAGCCAGGTGGATGTGGATATCAGCGGCAATACCGAGATTACCTATAACGGCGATTTGACCACTGTCCTGATTGACGGTAACCCGTATATTAAGGTGCTGGGGTTAAAGAAAAGTATCAAGGCAAAATATTAATAGATGATAAGTAGATAAAATGATAAGTTGATGGCGCCAGAAGCGCCATCAACTTATTAACACGCTACTGCGTGACCGTGAGCAATCGTCCGGTGGACGATGCGGAGCGAACTTATCACCTTATAAGCCAAATAAGGAGGTGTGTTATGAAATACCTAAATAATAAAGTGACTCCCGCCATTGGCGCCGAAGCGCCATGGCGCCCTAATGGCACTCATCGGCGGGACATAAGAGCCAGTAACGCTCCTCCGTCGCTAACTGGCTCTAATGACGGCACGGTAATGGTCCTGGTGATGATTATCACGGCAATAATAGCCGGATTGGGGGTGGCCTACATTACTACCACCACCGCGCAGCAAGAAATGGTTCATTCTTCCATTGACAATATCGGCTATGAAGAGGCCGCTTTCAGCGGTTTTGAGATTGCCAAGGCCTATTTGATATCCAAATACTCTTCGGGTTGGGATACCCAACTTGGCAACAGCAACACCTACTCGGGCACGTATACTGCCAATTCTGCATCCATCCAAAATGGGGCTTCTATTACTTACACCACCAATTATACCACCTGGTTTCAATGGTGCCGCAATGTTGATTACTACGGCAATACATATTTCGCTAAAATAGAAAATAATAACGATGGGGGCGGGGCAACGAATGATACGGATGGCATCCTGAAACTAACGGTTGAGGCCTGGGGCAACGGGAACAACCCCGATAACCGTTCACAGCAAATACTTCTGGAAGGAATGGTGAATTACACAGCCGAGATGATACCATACGAGCCGACCAGCGCCTTGGTGGTGGGCGGTTCATTAGAAATGACCGGAAACCCCACGATTACCGGGACTATGGGGTCTGTCCAGTCAAACGGTTCGGTTACTGTTACCGGCAGTTCCTACATCAACGGCGATGTCACGGCCGTGGGTTCGGTCTCTGCCCCGCCTGGCACTGTCAACGGAAGCAGCAATCCGAATTCAGAAGAAACAAACATACCGCCTATCAATCCTCCTGATTATAAGTATCTGGCAAACTATATATTTAAATCGGACGGCAATGTTTATGATGCCTCCAATAATCCCATAGCGACTCCGGCCGGCTGGGCTTACACGGCCGGCACCCCGGTTACCAGCACCGCGTCAGGCGTCTGGAAAAAGACCGGCAATACTAAAAACGACGGCGTATTTTACTTTGAGGATACCGCGGTAGATGTATCCAGTTCCCCGGGCTCAGCCGCTGACCCCTGGCTAGTAACCATGATAGCCACAGGGTATATTGACGTATCCGGCAGCCCGTCTATAAGCCCCAATCCGGCTGGCGGCGGAATCGGACTGCTGACCGGAGAAGACCTGAAGATGCGCGGTTCCGGCGGCAGTGTCTATGGCACCGGGCTTTATGCAGCGCACGAACAGGTATCACTGGTTGGCACCCCAAAAATTATCGGCACCGTATTGGCTGAAGACGCCATAGACACCTGCCAAAAGGTTTCCAGCGTAAATAATATCGACCTTTTTGGCACGATAACAGAAATAGCCGGAAACACTCTCCTTACCTATAACGGTGATTTAATCACCGTCTTGCAAACAATAGACGGCCATCCATATATCAAGGTGCTGGGGTTTAAGAAAAGGATTAAAGCGAGGTATTAAATAATTATGAAGTTAGAAATTAGAACTAAGCGAAGTGTGGGCAGCAAAGGAGCGGAACGAAGCTGGCAGTTAATTATTCTTTGTGCCCTTTGTGTCTTTGTGGTTAATTCTCTGCTCCTGCCTGCCGATGCGATTTATCTCAAAAACGGCCGGACCGTGGAAGGCAAAATCATCAGCGAGAACGATAAAGGGGTTACCCTGGAAATCGGCTACGGAACCGTCACCATAAACCGCGAATACATAAAAGAGGTGGTGGCCGAGGAATGGGTTCCGCCACAAGTGGCGCCGAAGCGCCATGGCGACCTTATGGCGCCACCGTCACCCGGGGAGGCAAAGCCGGCTACTAATACGCCGGTCAGCAATATCCAGGCGCTACTGGATTCATACGCCAAAACCCCTAAACAGAAAGAGCTTAACAAGGTTCTCGCGCAAATAATAAACCTGCCGGAAGACAAGGAACCCTGGGCGCTGTTTGAGGAACTGACCACCCAGAGCACCGATGAAACCGAATACCTCTTGCTCATCCTGAAAGAAGTCAAGGAACCGGTTATACTTAAATGGGTAATATTGTTATCAGGCAAACTCCAGATTCTGGCTGCGGTCAAGCCCTTATTTGAGTTATTGAACGGAAACAATGAGATGTTAAAGCTGGCCGTGCTGGACGCCCTGCGCTATATGAAAGACGTATCCACCGTTCATCTTTTGCGCGCTCAATTAGCCAAGGAAAAGTCGCCTAAAGTCAAGACCGCGATTATAAACAGCTTGTTTACGTCCGAAGACAAGGAATCACTCTCAATACTGGCGGATTATCTTGACGATACTGATAACGGGGTGCGCAAGGCCACGACCAATGCCATTGTTACTATTACCCGGAAATGCACGCCGGATGAATTGCGCTCGTATGATTTGCTGGGCCGGCTTAAGGACAAAGTATTATTTACCAGGCAAAAAGAAACCCGGCAGGAGATAATCAATATCTTCGGGCAACTCAAGAGCCCTGAAGCCGTGGAAACCCTGATGTCTTTCCTGACGGATGAGAACGCCGAGATCCGCAGCGAGTCAGCCATGGCGCTGGGCAGCATCGGCGACAAGAAAGCCACGGCCTTCCTGGTAGAACGTCTCCAGAAAGAGGAAGACGAATGGACCAAGATGCAGCTTATCGGCGCCTTGCAGAAGACCAATGACCAGTTGGCTATCCCGGCGATTATTGAAATGCTCCGCGACGACAAGGAAAAGGTCCGGCTCTGCGCCGCCCGGGCCCTGCGTAACATCACCCCTCATAACTTCGCCGAGGACTATAATAAATGGAAGGAATGGTGGGAGAAGGAACAGAAAAAATAGCTATTTTTCTTGACCCGGTATATAAATCTGGTATGTTGCGGACTAAAAGGAGTTCAGCTATGCTAAAAAAAATGTTATTCGTTTTAATCGCCCTGATCGGCTTGAGCGGTTGTATCGGCTACAATTACAAATGGGAACCGTCCTATACCGACGGCATGGAACACGAGAAATCGCATTTCCGCGCCTGGTGGCAGGATATGGGCAGTATCCACAAATTCTTTGACAAGCACCTGTTCAATCTGGACGAAGACGACCCGACCAGGTATTAGTGTGGTTCGCGGGATAGTCACCGGTTTTATAACTCATTTTCTGCAGTGTAGGTCCAATATCAAATTTTCCGTTTTCACCATTCCATCTCTCTTCCATAATGGACTTCAGGAGATTCCAACCAAAGGCAAGGATGGTTTTATATAAGCCCCATTCTG
The genomic region above belongs to Planctomycetota bacterium and contains:
- the secD gene encoding protein translocase subunit SecD, yielding MSETSKWQLFLILIIVGIAGYIAYPSNEKPLFGPGEMFEGKQIQPGLDLRGGSELRLALKKEGVPEGKIGEYTDKAKEIIERRINLYGLKEPRIQKYGTDQILIQLPGMDMAEAERVKKIVSSSGRLEFKLEADPKIVDDYKEKFPTAPPGYAWYEKEDAKDSSEHGMRVLVSSKVELTGEHIVSAGTRFVQMEGLVVEFKFDQYGTRVFGKVTQDHAKSVVGEDNARRLAIILDNKLVSAPLINTPITGGEGIITGRFTAQQSLDLATVLRSGSLPASLEIVSENYVGPSLGEDAVNRGIISFILAVGAVILFMLIYYHLSGLIAIMAMAMNFILLVGILSFFSATMTLPGIAALVLTLGMAVDSNIIFYERIREEVKKGKDTNAAFESGFNRALVTVFDANLTTLLAGIILYYFGTGPLKGFAIVLCVGIITTLFTGYFASKVMLKAFIEAGLLKNFSMLQIFAKANVPFMQKAGIFKVVSIILVILAVALFFSKGQENYGIDFTGGTVVNINLAKSADIGQIRDTIRGITALDPATNAKVSKYPDAEVQSVLTQIKGDVKSSVTSVFNQAQYSSNEFQIRTKFVTTADKVQEFKADLQKSFADKIAPDRIVSSTSVTKIRDYRYRITVELPANSDINAVKEKLKNRCVKDGFSEPSMVAEEESALGVTPTATAETKKHYIYFKEDNDMALEKIVREEMGFSAGPFSRVENIGGMVAREIQRNAVIAIILSWLGMILYLAVRFEFKFGLAAVIALVHDVLISLGAIIVFNMLVPKSAGMSLEINLSSVAAFLTIIGYSVNDTIVVFDRIRENIKLLKGETLFNIVNRSINETLGRTIWTSLTVFLTVTILFGITARSGGGIASFAFPMMIGAVVGTYSSIFIASALLIGKRDRDKVEVKQA
- a CDS encoding acetyl-CoA carboxylase biotin carboxylase subunit: MNLFKKILVANRGEIAIRVMRACRELGIRSVAVYSEADRDSLFTKYADESYFLGPAEVSQSYLNIGKIMEVAGKAGVDAIHPGYGFLSENPKFAAACESAGIAFIGPQSIVMEMLGNKINAKFIVKKCGVNIIPTSEGAIQNPPDAIKAASLIGYPVILKAAGGGGGRGMYIVEEENQMTRMFELAQSTAQSTFGNNEIFIEKFIAGPKHIEFQFMADKFGNVVCFDERECSIQMRHRKLIEESPSPAITEPERDKMVNLIQAMAKQVGYQNTGTAEFLYHNGEFYFIEINTRLQVEHTITEIHTRIDLVKEQILVAAGNPLSFKQSEINHRGWAIECRINAEDPLNNFYPSVGRLKAYRAPGGIGVRIDSGIYSNSLITTDYDSLVSKVIAWGRDRNEALERMKRALYEYVIVGINSNIPFHLAMMNDRDFQDGKYDTTFIQKKLEYLIGETKQIKDKKILLEDKIRDDVDKTTAASNVAFDTSRMDG
- a CDS encoding helix-hairpin-helix domain-containing protein — translated: MYSYSEKVVLGLVITILFIVGLLFSLSNKPVSGILAQERKFFLININQASAEELRLLPYVSDSMAEEIIRYRTEKGLFENIDELSEINGIGPIKLKRMKKYLRL
- a CDS encoding prepilin-type N-terminal cleavage/methylation domain-containing protein, whose product is MPVQKAGFTLIEVVIAMILLSVGLLTLLSVTMSGMLQREVTREYDVAREAAFAKIEEIRTQDFPDLLSAPYSGTYFAVAGLITPTGWANPGFISVNNTTSSLYDITVTIRWQIQGNTSALVYNEYVTRTLMTRRSKE
- a CDS encoding D-glycerate dehydrogenase encodes the protein MKPLVYLTRRIPEPGISILRQQDYKLVINTLDKPAARQTLLREVAQADALLCMLSDRIDREVIDAGKRLKVISTYAVGVDNIDVAYATKKCIIVTNTPGVLTEATAEVTWALLFACARRVAEADRYVRAGRFAGRSPFGFKGWGPTLLLGRLMGGKTLGIIGAGRIGQSVARKARAFGMKVLYFNRSKEPSFERATSAQKVSLKTLLRKSDFITLHLPLTKYTRYFIGLKELRQMKQTAYFVNVARGPIVREADLVYALKHNLIAGAGLDVYEHEPKVHPGLLKLDNVTLLPHLGSATVESRTRMAEIAADNIVAVLKGRKPLFRVK
- a CDS encoding LysM peptidoglycan-binding domain-containing protein encodes the protein MKPVTALAVIVVVFLVILGIVFWQLGLFNGTTPETTSSLIEPISPTDLAGLTSTGLAGVPTYYDSISSTGGLDPFYTAMTPVQPTSTSYTVKPGDTLWIIAQHFYNDGTKWKMIQDANKLQNPSKLKVGMVLTIPDASDTSYRTTAPAATDTMTGTYTPATTGTKYHKVVKGDTLWKLARKYYNDNTKTDLIFEANRDKMATRETSLQPGWKLLIPDAPKKESKPKTSTKKTAPKKTTTTPSESSSNTTPAPATVPTTPTPAIPSSGDNTPTGVGD
- the yajC gene encoding preprotein translocase subunit YajC — encoded protein: MSMFLFFILPIMVIFYFLVLRPQRKKEQERLGMIQNVKKNDYVLTTGGIYGTVIGVKDNEVTLKIDDSNNTRVKLAKSAIIGVEKTAPAE